In Leptospiraceae bacterium, one DNA window encodes the following:
- a CDS encoding proline--tRNA ligase, whose amino-acid sequence MRASKYFIPTTKEDPSDAVVVSHKLMIRAGLVRKASSGLYNYLPMGLRVIKKIEKIVREEMDNSGALEFELPILTPEEIWSISGRWERMGKEMFRLKDRHEVEYCLGPTHEEGFTNLLKPILKSYKDLPINVYQIHTKFRDEIRPRFGVIRSREFTMKDAYSFHLDIESLNETYEVMRKTYRKIFQRCGLKTISVQADSGTMGGSGSEEFMVVSPIGEETLTLCNSCGYSGNVEKTPVKFSDKSEIQKNPIAVEKVSTPDIKTIQEVASYLSCETKDTVKAILLVGNDGRKIVVFIRGDRELNEVKLLNHLSLLAVRQMSLNECKELSIEAGFTGPGLEEKDGLIVLYDNSIDENKSYIVGGNEKGYHKKNFIFSREFSNPISFLDLSKSEAGDECPSCGKPLITEKGIEVGHIFKLGDKYTKAFDLKVSDKNGKPKTPTMGCYGIGVNRTMATILEQSNDSGGIIWPISVAPYEISIVSIAKEKSDIDKVHSIYTSLVDSGLEVFWDDRDLSPGYKFKDSELIGFPIRLTLGKDFFSSGEFSILNRKSMEENKYKFTSNEDIITILKGLRDSLSKELEGEIHGK is encoded by the coding sequence ATGAGAGCAAGTAAGTATTTTATTCCAACCACAAAAGAAGACCCTTCGGATGCAGTAGTCGTGTCTCATAAACTTATGATTCGAGCCGGTCTTGTCAGAAAGGCTTCATCTGGTTTGTACAATTATCTACCCATGGGATTAAGGGTGATTAAAAAAATAGAAAAAATTGTTCGAGAAGAAATGGACAATTCGGGTGCTTTAGAATTTGAATTACCTATTTTGACCCCAGAAGAGATTTGGTCGATTAGTGGACGTTGGGAAAGAATGGGGAAGGAAATGTTTCGTTTGAAAGATCGTCACGAGGTAGAGTATTGTCTCGGACCCACTCACGAAGAAGGGTTTACAAATTTATTAAAACCTATTTTGAAATCGTACAAAGACCTTCCTATCAATGTGTATCAAATCCACACAAAATTCAGAGATGAGATTCGACCAAGGTTTGGAGTGATTCGATCCAGAGAATTTACTATGAAGGATGCTTACTCTTTTCATTTAGACATTGAGTCCTTGAACGAAACTTATGAAGTTATGAGAAAGACCTACCGTAAAATTTTTCAGAGGTGTGGGTTAAAAACAATTTCTGTTCAAGCAGACTCAGGCACTATGGGTGGTTCGGGTTCTGAAGAGTTTATGGTAGTCTCTCCGATAGGAGAGGAAACTTTGACCTTGTGCAATTCTTGCGGGTATTCTGGAAATGTAGAAAAAACTCCTGTTAAATTTTCCGATAAGTCAGAAATACAAAAAAATCCGATAGCAGTGGAAAAGGTTTCTACACCAGACATAAAAACAATTCAGGAAGTTGCAAGCTACCTTAGTTGTGAAACGAAAGACACAGTAAAAGCCATTCTATTGGTTGGAAACGACGGAAGAAAAATTGTGGTATTTATTCGAGGGGACAGAGAGCTAAACGAGGTAAAACTACTCAATCATCTTTCTTTACTCGCAGTTCGTCAAATGAGCCTGAATGAATGCAAGGAGCTTTCTATCGAGGCGGGTTTTACTGGCCCCGGACTCGAAGAAAAAGATGGGCTTATAGTATTGTATGACAATAGTATAGATGAAAATAAATCCTATATAGTCGGTGGAAATGAAAAAGGCTACCATAAGAAAAATTTTATTTTTTCGAGAGAGTTTTCCAATCCGATTTCATTTCTGGATCTTTCAAAAAGTGAAGCTGGAGATGAGTGTCCTTCTTGCGGGAAACCTCTAATTACAGAAAAAGGAATCGAAGTCGGCCATATTTTTAAATTGGGTGATAAATACACTAAAGCCTTTGATCTAAAAGTATCTGATAAAAATGGCAAGCCCAAGACTCCTACAATGGGCTGTTATGGAATTGGAGTCAATAGAACAATGGCTACTATATTAGAGCAGTCAAACGATTCAGGTGGGATAATATGGCCGATTAGTGTCGCTCCTTATGAAATTTCTATAGTGAGTATTGCAAAAGAAAAATCGGATATAGACAAAGTTCATTCGATTTATACATCTTTGGTTGATTCAGGATTGGAAGTTTTTTGGGACGATAGAGATTTGAGTCCCGGCTATAAATTCAAAGATTCGGAATTGATTGGCTTTCCTATACGACTCACACTTGGCAAAGATTTTTTTTCGAGTGGAGAGTTTTCTATATTGAACAGAAAATCTATGGAAGAAAACAAATATAAATTTACTTCTAATGAAGATATTATTACAATTCTAAAGGGTTTAAGGGATTCCTTGTCCAAAGAATTGGAAGGAGAGATTCATGGGAAGTAA
- a CDS encoding site-2 protease family protein, whose product MLILVLGSILMLAVSIFIHELGHLLCGMLVGVKARVFSMGYGRGIWKKKIGETVYQITAIPLGGYVLFKGDEYGEGLKGEKGELLSTPPFKRMIPVLGGPLFNLLMGFIIIFFLTLFGDRSPSNKIFIDESIESSSPAYFAGLRTSDRIVSINGKKIENFEDIFTRVGLSVGNDLNVEVEREGKIHNMKISPDVYTSGGRPTIGIEPFGERRVVATFTYSEQLQHYLSNVIDKDNKSEKFFREKSIIRDIEEGNPEILNKSRESEKEKKLRSRAITYLKDGDVIKTVEGVEVYTVTDLQKTLGKFQNKTVKVNLDRKVYPLVNPWTTENLTVEIPVLGADILELKNVRDSKTEDFIFKNYSLSSFDPKISTKLSNIKIRGHHFTEFSDLKKYLGVSQGKDLLIQVGEDEFKVDYELREVGLLGFRPSVKFTPEVDEKSVGIVEAFLKSIDKVVQYIGTTLQGIKMLFTGLISAKENLSGPIGIVQFAGISLEYGWEMYLDFVAKISIALMIMNLLPIPVADGGHLVLYLYEAITGRPLPSRAIDIIFRLGFLFLLAVGIFVSFNDIARFF is encoded by the coding sequence ATGTTAATACTGGTACTGGGGTCTATTTTGATGCTTGCGGTTTCGATTTTTATCCATGAGCTTGGTCATTTACTTTGCGGAATGCTTGTTGGAGTAAAGGCAAGAGTGTTTTCGATGGGCTATGGCAGAGGAATCTGGAAGAAGAAAATAGGAGAGACTGTATATCAAATAACTGCAATTCCTCTCGGAGGGTATGTTTTATTTAAGGGAGACGAATACGGAGAAGGACTAAAAGGCGAGAAAGGTGAATTGTTGTCAACCCCTCCATTCAAGAGGATGATTCCCGTGCTCGGTGGGCCACTATTTAATCTACTAATGGGGTTTATTATTATATTTTTTTTAACACTTTTTGGAGACAGGTCACCTTCCAATAAAATATTTATTGATGAATCTATTGAATCAAGCTCTCCTGCATATTTTGCAGGGCTTAGGACGAGTGACAGAATTGTATCTATTAATGGTAAGAAAATCGAGAATTTTGAAGATATTTTTACAAGAGTGGGTTTGTCTGTTGGAAATGATTTGAATGTAGAAGTAGAAAGAGAAGGGAAAATCCACAATATGAAAATTTCTCCTGATGTATATACGTCAGGCGGAAGACCTACGATTGGTATTGAGCCTTTTGGAGAGAGAAGGGTCGTTGCTACTTTTACGTATTCTGAACAACTTCAGCATTATCTTTCCAATGTAATCGATAAGGACAATAAAAGTGAGAAATTTTTTCGTGAAAAATCAATTATTCGAGATATAGAAGAAGGTAATCCAGAAATTCTTAATAAGAGTAGAGAGTCTGAAAAAGAAAAAAAACTAAGGTCTCGTGCAATCACCTATTTGAAAGATGGGGATGTGATTAAAACTGTGGAAGGAGTCGAGGTCTATACAGTTACAGATTTACAAAAGACTCTAGGAAAATTTCAAAACAAAACGGTTAAAGTAAATTTGGATAGAAAAGTTTATCCTCTTGTAAATCCTTGGACAACCGAAAACCTAACCGTAGAGATTCCAGTTTTAGGGGCAGATATTTTAGAATTGAAAAATGTTCGAGATTCTAAGACTGAAGATTTCATATTTAAAAATTATTCTTTATCCAGTTTTGATCCAAAAATTTCAACAAAACTTTCCAATATAAAAATACGAGGACATCACTTTACTGAATTTTCTGATCTAAAAAAATATTTAGGTGTTTCTCAAGGAAAGGATTTATTGATTCAAGTCGGAGAAGATGAGTTTAAAGTTGACTATGAACTTAGGGAAGTTGGGCTACTTGGGTTTCGTCCGTCTGTAAAATTCACTCCTGAAGTAGATGAGAAGTCAGTTGGAATTGTTGAGGCATTTTTGAAATCCATAGACAAAGTTGTGCAGTATATAGGCACTACTTTGCAGGGAATCAAGATGCTTTTTACGGGACTTATTTCAGCAAAAGAAAATCTTTCCGGCCCTATAGGTATTGTTCAGTTTGCAGGAATTAGTTTAGAATACGGTTGGGAGATGTATTTAGATTTTGTGGCAAAGATTTCTATTGCGCTTATGATTATGAATTTGCTTCCGATTCCGGTTGCAGACGGCGGGCACTTAGTTTTGTATTTGTATGAGGCAATCACCGGGAGGCCATTACCGAGTCGGGCAATAGATATAATTTTCAGATTGGGTTTTCTTTTTTTACTCGCAGTCGGAATATTTGTTTCCTTTAATGATATAGCAAGGTTTTTTTAA
- a CDS encoding 1-deoxy-D-xylulose-5-phosphate reductoisomerase, which translates to MQNICLLGASGSVGESTLKVLNIFKNDFSLFSFSVNENIERAKSIIQEFSPKYAVVSSEKIDRKILKEKYLSTEILYGKEGLSEIVKQKEVDTVVTAIVGASGILPTVEAIKSGKKIAIANKETLVTFGPYINELLKKYNTSLIPVDSEHNALFQLLENHSRENIRSITLTASGGSFRNLPIEKLKSVTVEETLNHPTWKMGAKITVDSAGLINKGLEVIEAHFLFGFPYENIEVVIHPESIIHGFMETIDGSVFGYASEPDMIFPVAHSLFYPKKTPRLLKERKPFTWRVLNFHEPDRSRYPALDMAYKVGKIGGTAPGIFNAANEEAVSGFLDRKIGFTQIPELIDFALNAIPVRNTLELEEYLDSDRYSREIVRKRIGQGK; encoded by the coding sequence ATGCAGAATATCTGCCTCTTGGGTGCATCCGGATCAGTAGGAGAATCTACACTCAAGGTGTTGAATATTTTTAAAAATGACTTTTCCCTTTTTTCATTTAGTGTAAACGAAAATATTGAAAGGGCAAAATCTATTATTCAAGAATTCTCACCAAAATACGCTGTTGTATCTTCCGAAAAAATAGACAGAAAAATTTTAAAAGAAAAGTATTTATCCACTGAAATTCTTTATGGGAAAGAAGGGTTATCGGAAATCGTAAAACAAAAAGAAGTGGACACAGTAGTTACTGCAATTGTTGGAGCGAGTGGAATTTTGCCTACGGTAGAAGCTATAAAGTCAGGCAAAAAAATAGCAATAGCGAACAAGGAAACTCTTGTGACATTTGGTCCGTATATCAATGAGTTATTAAAAAAATACAATACGAGTCTAATTCCGGTTGACTCTGAACACAACGCACTTTTTCAATTATTGGAAAATCATAGTAGAGAAAATATTCGCTCGATCACCTTGACTGCATCAGGAGGATCGTTTAGAAATCTACCTATAGAAAAACTAAAAAGTGTAACTGTTGAAGAAACATTAAATCACCCTACATGGAAAATGGGTGCAAAGATTACTGTTGATTCTGCGGGTCTAATCAATAAAGGCTTGGAAGTGATTGAAGCGCATTTTTTATTTGGTTTTCCTTACGAAAATATTGAAGTAGTAATTCATCCTGAAAGCATTATCCACGGTTTTATGGAGACTATAGACGGATCAGTGTTTGGCTATGCTTCGGAGCCGGATATGATTTTTCCGGTAGCCCATTCTCTTTTTTATCCGAAAAAAACTCCAAGATTATTGAAAGAAAGAAAGCCTTTCACTTGGAGAGTTTTGAATTTCCACGAGCCGGACAGATCAAGGTACCCTGCACTTGACATGGCTTATAAAGTTGGGAAGATAGGCGGAACAGCTCCCGGTATTTTTAATGCGGCAAATGAAGAGGCGGTATCCGGATTTTTGGATAGAAAAATAGGTTTCACTCAAATCCCTGAGCTGATTGATTTTGCCCTGAATGCGATCCCTGTTCGGAACACTTTAGAATTGGAAGAGTATTTGGACTCTGACAGGTACTCAAGAGAGATAGTTCGCAAAAGAATAGGACAAGGAAAATAG
- a CDS encoding phosphatidate cytidylyltransferase, protein MSETTKRILSAAVLVPMYIFAFTYSGVYYIQLILVVYFFAFLAIREFYIFSDRQEDGRPFRGTGYFFIFLVTSLYYFHFLKIQKNFTIPDFLQEITKYLSPDFDLVVPAFFLLFLVSFALQIMKRPLDGAIFSVATTILGVLYIAVPFGHFMLLISFPHGVYYIWAVSGITIFTDTGAYFGGRLLGRHPAGLQISPKKTWEGYVSGVITAIVFLYLLNFFWEKFSGEVPAFGMIESFFIALGFSLISVLGDLSESAMKRDAKLKDSASLIPGHGGILDLIDALLLTFPTMYYFIKIKEVFFS, encoded by the coding sequence ATGAGTGAAACTACTAAGAGGATTTTATCTGCGGCTGTACTTGTTCCGATGTATATTTTTGCTTTTACCTATAGCGGTGTATATTATATTCAATTAATTTTGGTTGTTTATTTTTTTGCATTTCTAGCGATTAGAGAATTTTATATTTTTTCTGACAGGCAAGAAGATGGCCGTCCATTTAGAGGGACAGGGTATTTTTTTATTTTTTTGGTAACTTCTTTATATTATTTTCATTTTTTAAAAATTCAAAAAAATTTTACAATTCCAGATTTCTTGCAAGAGATTACAAAATATTTGAGTCCAGACTTTGATCTTGTAGTTCCTGCCTTTTTCCTCCTGTTTCTTGTTAGTTTCGCTTTGCAGATTATGAAAAGACCTTTGGATGGAGCCATATTTTCTGTAGCCACTACGATACTCGGTGTTCTTTATATTGCGGTTCCTTTCGGACATTTTATGTTGCTCATTTCTTTTCCTCATGGAGTGTATTATATTTGGGCAGTTTCTGGGATTACAATATTTACGGATACCGGGGCATATTTTGGAGGAAGGCTACTGGGTCGCCATCCTGCCGGCTTGCAAATCTCTCCTAAAAAAACATGGGAAGGGTATGTTTCAGGTGTGATTACCGCTATTGTATTTTTATACTTATTGAATTTCTTTTGGGAAAAATTTTCCGGTGAAGTGCCTGCCTTTGGAATGATCGAATCTTTTTTTATTGCACTTGGATTTTCATTAATCAGTGTGTTAGGTGATCTATCTGAGTCTGCAATGAAAAGAGACGCTAAATTGAAAGACTCTGCTTCACTTATACCGGGACACGGGGGGATCTTGGATTTGATCGATGCCCTTCTTCTTACATTCCCTACGATGTACTATTTTATTAAAATAAAAGAAGTTTTTTTCTCGTAA
- the uppS gene encoding di-trans,poly-cis-decaprenylcistransferase: protein MDGNGRWATSRGLSRSEGHKKGSDAIDRLMDAAKEAGLKYISVYAFSTENWKRPVTEIRAIFSLLDEFIDKKLEKIQKNNIRIFHSGSTKKLPSKSLKKVNEAIEVTRKNTGIYLNFCLNYGSKDEIVHSVNEILAERKREKKSLDKEIKAKDIEAHLYTKSFPPVDLLIRTGGEYRLSNFLLWQSAYSELYFTEILWPDFYRETLFQALDFYDKRVRNFGGLKGNE from the coding sequence ATGGATGGAAATGGAAGATGGGCAACTTCCAGAGGGCTTTCCAGATCAGAGGGTCACAAAAAGGGAAGCGATGCAATCGACAGATTGATGGATGCAGCCAAAGAAGCCGGGTTAAAATATATTTCTGTGTATGCTTTTTCTACAGAGAATTGGAAAAGGCCCGTTACTGAAATCCGAGCTATTTTTTCTTTATTGGATGAGTTTATAGATAAAAAGTTAGAAAAAATACAAAAAAATAATATTCGTATTTTTCATTCAGGCTCTACAAAAAAGCTCCCTTCTAAAAGTTTAAAAAAAGTCAACGAAGCTATCGAGGTCACCAGAAAAAACACCGGTATTTATCTAAATTTTTGTCTAAATTACGGTTCCAAAGATGAAATCGTCCATTCTGTAAATGAAATCCTTGCAGAACGAAAGAGAGAAAAAAAAAGCTTAGACAAAGAAATTAAAGCAAAAGATATTGAAGCCCATTTATATACAAAATCTTTTCCTCCTGTGGATCTTTTGATTCGCACTGGAGGGGAATATAGACTCTCAAATTTTTTACTTTGGCAGTCTGCGTATTCAGAATTGTATTTTACGGAAATCCTATGGCCTGATTTCTATAGAGAAACGCTTTTTCAGGCTTTAGATTTTTACGATAAAAGAGTCAGAAACTTCGGAGGGTTAAAGGGAAATGAGTGA
- the frr gene encoding ribosome recycling factor has protein sequence MGSDIIRHTKVKMDKTIDALKKDFMQIRSGRANPAMIEDVKVEYYGAMTPMNQMGSVSAPEPRLLVVNPYDKSAIKNIEKAILSSGLGFTPSNDGSVIRIPLPELTGERRKELVKLVKQKAEEKKVAIRNIRRDANDDLKRSSADVSQDDQKSFQDEIQKTTDSYIAKITSLTEEKEKEITTV, from the coding sequence ATGGGAAGTGATATTATTCGTCATACGAAAGTCAAGATGGATAAAACCATTGACGCTTTAAAAAAAGATTTTATGCAAATTCGATCGGGTCGTGCAAACCCTGCCATGATTGAGGATGTTAAGGTAGAATACTATGGCGCTATGACCCCTATGAATCAGATGGGAAGTGTAAGTGCTCCAGAGCCAAGATTGCTCGTGGTCAATCCTTACGATAAGTCTGCAATCAAGAATATAGAAAAAGCGATTCTTTCATCCGGGCTTGGGTTTACACCAAGTAATGACGGTAGTGTGATTAGAATTCCTTTACCGGAGCTTACCGGAGAAAGAAGAAAAGAGCTTGTGAAACTCGTAAAGCAAAAAGCAGAAGAAAAAAAGGTAGCCATAAGAAATATTCGTAGAGACGCAAACGATGATTTAAAAAGATCTTCTGCCGATGTTTCTCAGGACGATCAAAAATCTTTTCAAGATGAAATTCAGAAAACTACCGACTCATACATTGCCAAGATCACCTCATTAACCGAGGAAAAAGAAAAAGAGATTACCACAGTCTGA
- a CDS encoding UMP kinase, with amino-acid sequence MNLDSDSRHRYKRILIKLSGEALAGEGEYGIDSERVFSLANEISEIHSFGIEIAIVVGGGNIFRGMKGAEKGIERATADYMGMLATIINALALQSACEKVGLFTRVQSAIEIHSIAEPYIRRRAVRHLEKKRIVIFAGGTGNPYFTTDSTAALRAVEVGCEVILKATKVDGVYSADPKKEKEAKRFTQVSFNESMKRKLQVMDQTALTMCSENNVPIIVFDIFKKGNLKELILGKEIGTLISSSEEVIFDGK; translated from the coding sequence ATGAATTTAGATAGCGATTCAAGACATCGCTATAAAAGAATATTGATTAAACTTTCTGGTGAGGCGCTCGCCGGAGAGGGTGAGTATGGCATAGACTCGGAGAGGGTTTTTTCTTTAGCCAATGAAATAAGTGAGATCCACAGTTTCGGAATAGAAATTGCAATCGTAGTTGGTGGAGGAAATATTTTTCGAGGTATGAAAGGTGCTGAAAAGGGTATCGAAAGAGCCACCGCGGACTATATGGGTATGCTTGCAACGATCATCAACGCACTTGCACTCCAGTCTGCCTGTGAGAAAGTCGGACTTTTTACCAGAGTTCAATCTGCCATAGAAATTCACTCAATTGCAGAGCCTTATATCAGAAGAAGAGCTGTTCGTCATTTAGAAAAAAAGAGAATTGTGATTTTTGCAGGCGGAACAGGAAACCCGTATTTCACTACAGATTCTACAGCTGCGCTTCGAGCGGTAGAAGTTGGTTGTGAAGTGATTTTGAAAGCGACTAAGGTGGACGGAGTATATTCTGCTGATCCAAAAAAAGAGAAAGAAGCAAAAAGATTTACTCAAGTGTCTTTTAACGAGTCAATGAAAAGAAAGTTGCAAGTAATGGATCAAACAGCGCTTACAATGTGCTCAGAGAATAATGTACCAATTATAGTATTTGACATTTTTAAAAAGGGAAACCTTAAAGAGTTGATTTTAGGAAAAGAAATCGGCACATTAATTTCAAGTTCGGAGGAAGTTATTTTTGATGGGAAGTGA
- the tsf gene encoding translation elongation factor Ts has translation MSVTISNELIKELRERTGAGLLDCKKALTDNAGNIEKAIDFLREKGMAKASKRGDRETKEGKIVSYVHSNGKIGVLLELNCETDFVAKNEDFGNLGKELCLQIAATTPLYLKSEDVPQSEIENESRILKAQLKEEGKKDEQIEKIIPGKLKSYFSEVCLLEQVHIKDNKKTVNEIVQEAIAKFGENITIGRFTRYQIGG, from the coding sequence ATGAGTGTAACAATTTCTAACGAATTAATTAAAGAGCTTAGGGAGAGAACTGGAGCAGGGTTACTCGACTGTAAAAAAGCGCTTACTGATAATGCAGGAAATATTGAAAAAGCAATTGATTTTCTTCGGGAAAAAGGAATGGCAAAAGCCTCCAAAAGAGGAGATAGAGAAACTAAGGAAGGAAAGATCGTATCTTATGTTCACTCCAACGGTAAAATCGGAGTTTTGTTGGAATTGAACTGTGAGACTGACTTTGTTGCTAAAAATGAAGATTTTGGAAATTTAGGGAAGGAGCTTTGCCTTCAAATTGCGGCTACCACACCATTGTATTTGAAATCAGAGGACGTTCCTCAATCTGAAATAGAAAATGAGTCCAGAATTTTAAAGGCTCAGCTTAAAGAAGAAGGTAAAAAGGACGAACAAATCGAAAAAATTATACCCGGAAAGTTGAAATCTTATTTTTCAGAGGTATGTTTGTTAGAGCAAGTGCATATTAAAGACAATAAAAAAACTGTAAATGAAATTGTGCAGGAGGCGATTGCAAAATTCGGTGAAAATATCACAATCGGTAGATTCACACGCTACCAAATCGGTGGTTGA
- the rpsB gene encoding 30S ribosomal protein S2, giving the protein MSVISMKNLLEAGVHFGHQTRRWNPKMNQYIFTARNGIHIIDLQKTVQKAKEAYDALKRMTGEGKKVLFVGTKKQARGAVEREAKRCNMYYISNRWLGGLLTNWNTVKKSIARLKKLEQMLEQDTFAQEAGTKKETLGLKRELEKLRKTLGGIKDMNTIPEILFVIDPKKEEIAVKEAKTLGLKVFAVIDTNCDPDLIDYAIPGNDDAIRAISLFLETMSNAVIEGTGGVVVQPKFSDDFDAEAMDSMDYRGEYDEEGRFIMDEDLSSDKTSSATATPSFVTEATVETASKE; this is encoded by the coding sequence ATGTCAGTAATTTCAATGAAAAACCTGCTTGAAGCGGGAGTGCATTTCGGCCACCAGACCAGAAGATGGAATCCAAAAATGAATCAGTATATATTTACTGCAAGAAACGGAATCCATATTATCGATCTTCAAAAAACTGTTCAAAAAGCCAAAGAGGCTTATGATGCCTTAAAAAGGATGACAGGCGAAGGTAAAAAGGTTTTATTCGTAGGAACAAAAAAGCAAGCCAGAGGTGCGGTAGAAAGAGAAGCTAAACGCTGCAATATGTATTATATCTCCAATAGATGGCTTGGCGGGCTTTTAACAAATTGGAATACTGTTAAAAAAAGTATCGCCCGACTTAAAAAATTAGAGCAAATGTTAGAACAAGACACGTTTGCACAAGAAGCCGGAACGAAAAAAGAAACCCTCGGATTAAAAAGAGAATTAGAAAAATTAAGGAAAACCCTTGGTGGGATAAAGGATATGAATACTATCCCTGAAATTTTATTCGTGATTGATCCTAAAAAAGAAGAGATCGCAGTAAAGGAAGCCAAGACTCTTGGACTCAAAGTTTTTGCGGTAATTGATACAAATTGTGACCCGGATTTAATTGATTATGCTATACCTGGAAATGACGATGCAATTCGTGCTATTAGTTTATTTTTGGAAACCATGTCAAATGCAGTGATAGAAGGAACAGGTGGTGTAGTGGTTCAGCCTAAGTTCAGTGATGATTTTGATGCAGAAGCAATGGATAGTATGGACTACCGTGGTGAGTATGACGAAGAAGGCAGATTTATCATGGATGAGGATTTATCATCGGATAAGACTTCCAGCGCTACTGCAACACCGAGCTTTGTAACTGAGGCAACAGTCGAAACTGCCTCAAAGGAGTAG
- a CDS encoding polymer-forming cytoskeletal protein, which yields MSKKQTQPILTEEGPISTVLGKETSFNGILTFKKPLQISGEFEGEIESESYLYISEGAKVKANIKAKTVVVGGEITGNITALSRLEMLTTGKVNGNIKTAKLQIADGVVFDGNCEMI from the coding sequence ATGAGTAAAAAACAAACCCAACCGATTTTAACCGAAGAAGGACCTATTTCTACAGTTCTTGGAAAAGAAACATCGTTTAATGGAATACTTACATTTAAAAAACCACTTCAAATTTCCGGGGAATTTGAAGGAGAGATAGAATCCGAGAGCTATCTTTATATAAGTGAGGGAGCCAAGGTAAAAGCAAATATTAAGGCAAAGACTGTGGTTGTGGGGGGTGAGATTACTGGAAATATAACTGCACTCAGTCGTTTAGAAATGCTCACTACAGGGAAAGTAAACGGAAATATAAAGACTGCCAAACTCCAGATTGCAGACGGAGTTGTATTTGATGGAAATTGTGAGATGATTTAG
- a CDS encoding tetratricopeptide repeat protein — protein MITKEMEEVVKHYNLGLQCYKERKFEDALKFFREALQVIPDDGPSKMYEKRCLEFISSPPPSDWDGVYVMKTK, from the coding sequence ATGATAACTAAAGAAATGGAAGAAGTGGTTAAGCACTACAATTTAGGACTTCAGTGTTATAAAGAGAGAAAGTTTGAAGATGCTTTAAAATTTTTTAGGGAAGCATTACAGGTGATCCCGGACGATGGGCCTTCTAAAATGTATGAAAAAAGGTGTTTAGAGTTTATTTCAAGTCCCCCTCCATCGGATTGGGATGGCGTGTATGTGATGAAGACCAAATAA
- the acpS gene encoding holo-ACP synthase, giving the protein MRLSRSLQKAKNRKLVLEKISVGNDIVDNARIRTLLKKFGDRFLHRIFSESEIEYCMQKADPVPFLSGRFACKEAFIKAIQLDKHEVLDLREIELFGRDSGKKKLVIHGRSKEMFHNKGFDSISVSISHVKEYSTAIVVLYRG; this is encoded by the coding sequence ATGAGACTAAGCCGGAGCCTCCAGAAAGCGAAGAATAGGAAATTGGTCTTGGAAAAAATCTCTGTAGGAAACGATATAGTGGATAATGCGAGGATTCGCACTCTTTTAAAAAAGTTTGGAGACAGGTTTTTACATAGGATTTTTTCTGAGTCTGAAATTGAATATTGTATGCAAAAAGCAGATCCTGTTCCTTTTCTTAGCGGTAGATTTGCGTGCAAGGAAGCCTTTATTAAGGCTATTCAATTGGATAAACACGAGGTTTTGGATTTGAGAGAAATTGAGCTATTCGGGAGAGATTCCGGAAAAAAAAAGCTGGTCATTCACGGTAGATCGAAAGAAATGTTTCATAATAAGGGATTTGACTCGATTTCTGTATCTATCAGTCATGTAAAAGAATATTCAACTGCTATTGTAGTTTTATATAGGGGGTAG